Part of the Candidatus Methylomirabilota bacterium genome is shown below.
CCGGGACCCTCGTGCAGGTCGCCGACACCGGGAACGGCGCGGGCACGATCGTGTCCCCCCGGATCGTCCCCAGGATCTTCCGGGTTTCCGTCTCGACCTTCTCTTCCTCTTTCGGGATGTAGGGAATGACGTTGTCGATGATGTCCAGGCCGATCACGGCCGGCGATCGTCCCGCGCCCGAGCAGGCCTGGAGGGAGGTCATGATCACCCGCGAGACGCCGAAGGCGTCATGGAGGGGTTTCAAGGTCATGGCCAGCCCGGTGGTGGTGCAGTTGGGGACGGGCGTCACGAACCCCTTCCACCCGCGGTTCTTCTTCTGGACGGAGATGAGCTGGTCGTGGTCCAGGTTGACCCCCGGGATGAAGATGGGCACGTCGGCCTCGTAGCGGAAGGCCGACGCGGTGGAGACCACCGGCGTCGTCTTGGCGTAACGGGGTTCCAGCTCCCGGGCGGCGTCCGACTCCACCGCGGTGAAGATCAGGTCCACCCGGGCGGCGTCGAGCCTGGCGGCGTCTTCCACCGGAATCCGGGCGAACGCCGGGTCCAGAGGCTCCTGGCAG
Proteins encoded:
- the asd gene encoding aspartate-semialdehyde dehydrogenase, which gives rise to MKTRRVAVVGATGLAGQQFLASLSGHPFFDVVALAASERSAGKPYQDALTDASGAFRWYCQEPLDPAFARIPVEDAARLDAARVDLIFTAVESDAARELEPRYAKTTPVVSTASAFRYEADVPIFIPGVNLDHDQLISVQKKNRGWKGFVTPVPNCTTTGLAMTLKPLHDAFGVSRVIMTSLQACSGAGRSPAVIGLDIIDNVIPYIPKEEEKVETETRKILGTIRGDTIVPAPFPVSATCTRVPVLEAHTEAVSVALDRPATLDEVKDALRRHGQDFVALKLPSCPARLIDVTDDPFRPQPRLDRDRDGGMVTSVGRVRTDHALPSGIKYVLVSHNTKMGAARGGILVAEYLVRQGHI